One genomic region from Melioribacteraceae bacterium encodes:
- a CDS encoding glucosamine-6-phosphate deaminase produces the protein MKNFLVDRLNVIITEDRNELGSLAAENLSGLINSLLQVKENIRIVFAAAPSQNEFLRELIAFRNIDWSKITAFHMDEYVGLGHGSDKLFSRYLYDNIFSKVKFRNVNIIDSSAPDIWKECERYEKLLREDVIDIVCMGIGENGHIAFNDPPVADFNDSKLVKVVELDNECRQQQVNDGCFSGFDEVPKIAISLTVPALLSGNHLSVIVPGYRKAEAVKNTLTGEISTKCPASILRTHNNAILYLDNDSSGLL, from the coding sequence ATGAAAAACTTTTTAGTCGACAGGTTAAATGTAATTATCACCGAGGATAGGAATGAACTCGGTTCGCTGGCTGCTGAGAACCTGAGCGGACTTATCAACTCCTTACTCCAGGTAAAAGAAAATATCAGAATTGTGTTTGCGGCAGCTCCATCTCAAAACGAATTTCTTAGAGAACTGATTGCTTTCAGGAATATCGACTGGTCTAAAATAACAGCGTTTCATATGGATGAATACGTCGGGTTGGGACATGGTTCCGACAAATTGTTCAGCAGGTATTTGTACGATAATATTTTCTCGAAGGTTAAATTCAGAAACGTTAATATCATCGATTCGTCTGCTCCGGATATTTGGAAAGAGTGCGAACGGTATGAAAAACTTTTAAGAGAGGATGTAATCGACATTGTTTGCATGGGTATCGGCGAGAATGGCCACATAGCATTTAATGATCCTCCGGTAGCCGATTTCAATGATTCTAAATTAGTTAAAGTTGTAGAGCTTGATAACGAATGCCGTCAGCAGCAGGTTAACGACGGCTGCTTCAGCGGATTTGATGAAGTACCTAAAATTGCTATATCTCTTACTGTTCCGGCTCTGTTGTCCGGCAACCATCTCTCCGTTATCGTTCCGGGTTATCGGAAAGCCGAGGCTGTTAAAAACACTTTAACGGGTGAAATATCAACTAAATGCCCGGCTTCGATTTTACGGACTCATAATAATGCAATTCTCTATCTCGATAACGATTCCTCCGGATTACTATGA
- a CDS encoding glycoside hydrolase family 88 protein, whose protein sequence is MKLKTLLFVLLLIFSGFSSEEDKRTPLQIARAIADRVINDTVFELKPVVQSPQLDIQVIDFNNIPGKINKGAGYALSSIDVKENVKLKYGLSFSSPAKIWINDKLVFENGSDTKFSFKEIAYGIFKFQDTIEVELNAGLNKILVKTLSGNNKIYLREISEPEAPLKSGFTSPFNNLPGKWFYIGGFAVNESNPLEEVFPPEKGIHSYYKWGSDYLTWQMEKQNLLLELVIKDDAVYKRESFVEWMYPTGTVLFGFQHLAKISGEKKYSDYVEKVTDFTYANFDLFQKQYFEMDGFRSSNHRLFRIGMLDDASAPALPYIQQMLDKPDPKHEIVIKPVLDYVSNGQSRLSDGTLCRPEPREMTVWADDLFMSVPYLLRASKLYNNPDYLNDASVQIINFNKYLFDKEKKLYKHAWFDFANEKSVAFWGRANGWIIWASSDALMNIPGNHKDFNKIKKIFKEHISGLIKHQDQSGMWHQVLDRNDSFEETSCTAMFIIGLARGIKNGWVSKSYEKNLLLAWNALKKNITSDGVVKDITRGTGIGNDLDFYFNRERFDNDPRGLGAVITAAVEMEIYLRNK, encoded by the coding sequence ATGAAATTAAAGACTCTTTTATTTGTACTTCTTCTGATTTTTTCGGGATTCAGTTCGGAAGAGGATAAGCGTACTCCGCTTCAGATAGCCCGTGCTATTGCCGACCGTGTAATCAATGATACTGTTTTCGAATTGAAACCGGTTGTTCAGTCACCCCAGCTTGATATCCAGGTAATCGATTTTAACAACATACCCGGGAAAATAAACAAAGGTGCTGGTTATGCTCTATCCTCAATTGATGTAAAGGAAAATGTAAAATTAAAATACGGCCTGAGTTTCAGTTCTCCTGCTAAAATCTGGATAAATGATAAACTAGTATTCGAAAACGGTTCAGATACAAAATTCAGTTTCAAAGAAATTGCATACGGAATATTCAAGTTTCAGGATACAATTGAAGTGGAATTAAATGCCGGACTGAATAAGATCTTGGTAAAAACTCTTTCCGGAAATAATAAAATATATTTAAGGGAAATCTCTGAACCGGAGGCGCCGTTAAAATCCGGATTCACATCCCCATTTAATAACCTGCCGGGAAAATGGTTTTATATAGGAGGATTTGCAGTAAATGAATCGAATCCATTAGAGGAAGTATTTCCACCTGAGAAAGGAATTCATTCCTATTATAAATGGGGTAGTGATTATTTAACATGGCAAATGGAAAAACAGAATCTTCTCCTTGAGCTTGTTATAAAAGATGACGCGGTCTACAAACGTGAATCTTTTGTTGAATGGATGTACCCGACAGGCACTGTTCTATTCGGATTTCAGCATCTGGCGAAAATATCCGGTGAAAAAAAATATTCCGATTATGTTGAAAAGGTTACTGACTTTACATATGCAAACTTTGATCTATTTCAAAAACAATATTTTGAAATGGACGGATTCCGTTCCTCGAATCACCGGTTATTCAGAATAGGAATGCTGGACGACGCATCGGCACCTGCGCTCCCGTACATCCAGCAGATGCTCGATAAACCCGACCCGAAACATGAAATTGTAATTAAACCTGTTCTTGATTATGTCTCCAATGGACAATCGCGCTTAAGCGATGGAACTCTCTGCAGGCCGGAACCGCGGGAAATGACCGTATGGGCAGACGACCTCTTTATGTCCGTTCCATATCTTCTCCGTGCATCAAAGCTCTATAACAATCCGGATTATCTGAATGATGCATCCGTACAGATTATTAATTTCAATAAATATCTTTTCGATAAAGAGAAAAAATTATACAAACATGCCTGGTTCGATTTTGCGAATGAAAAATCTGTCGCTTTCTGGGGACGTGCTAACGGCTGGATTATCTGGGCTTCTTCAGATGCTCTGATGAATATTCCCGGCAATCATAAGGACTTTAACAAAATCAAAAAAATATTTAAAGAACATATCTCCGGACTCATAAAGCATCAGGATCAGTCGGGTATGTGGCACCAGGTACTTGATCGGAATGATTCGTTTGAAGAGACCTCATGCACCGCAATGTTTATAATCGGTCTGGCAAGGGGAATTAAAAACGGATGGGTAAGCAAATCGTATGAAAAAAATTTACTGCTTGCGTGGAATGCACTTAAAAAAAATATAACCAGCGACGGTGTTGTCAAAGATATTACAAGAGGAACGGGAATTGGCAACGACCTCGATTTCTACTTTAATAGAGAACGGTTCGATAACGACCCGAGAGGTTTGGGCGCGGTTATAACTGCTGCGGTTGAAATGGAAATCTATTTGCGAAATAAATAA
- a CDS encoding family 20 glycosylhydrolase, producing the protein MVKEKLIRLFTALVIMSVLSPIAKAQEKVLSIIPLPKEYRIFDGYFELSAGTIVRNFMDENESLNIVLNDIDSVFSHLYNKKFIGRNSGSELLIGIPSKNRNFKKLCETLKLIPGKEIGNEGYLLLIEKNRIFISANSVKGVFYGLQSLKQLIKGSVGTGTIPNVYIKDYPSFEFRGVMDDISRGPIPTLDFVKYQIRRLAELKVNLFSHYVEHVVKTKKHPAIAPDDGSYTIEEWKEISDYAKKYFITVMGSFQSFGHFQSILSNPDYAHLGESGTLISPVKEESYQFLKDIYDEMIPAFDAPFFNINCDETFDLGKAESKRLVDSIGYDGAYIQHVTRLNKYVKANGVRALIWGDIILDYPGIIPRLPEDMIVGTWNYDDNENFERFLKPFRGAGRDFMISPGVLNSNKIFPDFHKAFNNIKKFISEGKEAGAFGVLVCVWDDGGTALFNNDWLGVAYGAEKCWNHNSDDRDFDSRFNRAIYAGSNNSLTSSIWKLNELIPLESTDGMNDKILFSKLVPDSGRSTKISLVDWDEVSGIISDAEKELINSQFVFHMEERNFIQFIIDLYRVLVNERMILIQSAESYKEALNIQNKNRSAARNLILQSLNNIERLIRQINGVKADFEILWLQENHTYALDRISSRYQKKVDDYNDIKSRLKAALKNIDSSLPLPSAESTRLSITKLPGKYFREWLMVNPIINKDNSKISAVDYLIEMGGELNAEPKVAEEFFFDSAKYRWRRVVTDYPDTVKLAEIFPDNNQNSVLYAFANIFSEEDQSVNALVSGDDEVEVIINGSSVFKGAEDPAIPGKEDPFMLPLKKGKNNLMLKISQTSGDWRFTFRLPESSVRNSKNRYRIVTDN; encoded by the coding sequence ATGGTTAAAGAAAAATTAATACGGTTATTTACAGCTCTTGTTATCATGTCGGTATTGTCACCAATTGCAAAAGCTCAGGAAAAAGTTCTATCTATAATTCCGCTTCCTAAAGAGTACCGGATTTTTGACGGATATTTTGAGTTATCCGCTGGAACAATCGTCAGAAATTTTATGGATGAAAATGAATCCCTCAATATTGTTCTGAATGATATTGATTCGGTCTTTTCACATTTATACAATAAAAAATTTATCGGCCGGAATTCCGGATCAGAACTTTTAATCGGTATTCCGTCAAAGAATAGAAATTTTAAAAAACTGTGCGAGACTCTTAAACTAATTCCCGGAAAAGAAATTGGAAATGAGGGCTATTTACTTCTGATAGAGAAAAACAGGATTTTTATTTCTGCTAATTCTGTTAAAGGGGTGTTTTACGGTCTGCAGTCACTTAAACAACTTATAAAAGGTTCGGTTGGAACCGGCACAATTCCAAATGTTTATATAAAGGATTATCCTTCTTTCGAGTTCCGGGGCGTGATGGACGACATCAGCCGCGGACCGATTCCAACCCTCGACTTTGTAAAATACCAGATACGGCGCCTGGCCGAATTAAAAGTGAATCTGTTTTCTCACTACGTTGAACACGTGGTCAAAACTAAAAAACATCCTGCAATCGCTCCCGATGACGGGTCGTATACTATTGAGGAATGGAAAGAGATCTCCGATTATGCTAAAAAATATTTTATTACTGTTATGGGGAGTTTCCAATCATTCGGTCATTTCCAGAGTATTCTCAGTAATCCGGATTATGCTCATCTCGGCGAAAGCGGAACATTGATATCGCCGGTTAAAGAGGAAAGCTATCAGTTCCTCAAGGATATCTACGATGAAATGATTCCTGCATTCGACGCTCCATTCTTCAATATTAACTGCGATGAAACTTTCGACCTCGGTAAAGCCGAATCAAAACGGCTGGTCGATTCTATTGGCTACGACGGCGCTTATATTCAGCATGTAACCAGACTCAATAAATATGTTAAAGCTAACGGTGTAAGAGCCCTTATCTGGGGAGATATTATACTCGATTATCCCGGCATAATCCCGAGATTACCGGAAGATATGATTGTAGGTACCTGGAATTATGACGACAATGAAAACTTCGAAAGATTCCTGAAACCGTTCAGAGGTGCGGGTCGCGATTTTATGATCTCTCCCGGCGTTCTTAATTCGAATAAAATTTTCCCCGATTTTCATAAAGCTTTTAATAACATTAAGAAATTTATTTCGGAAGGAAAAGAGGCCGGCGCATTCGGTGTACTAGTCTGTGTCTGGGATGACGGCGGTACTGCTCTCTTTAATAATGATTGGCTCGGTGTTGCCTATGGTGCAGAAAAATGCTGGAACCATAATTCAGATGACCGCGATTTTGATTCCCGGTTTAACAGAGCGATCTATGCCGGCTCTAACAATTCTCTTACTTCTTCAATATGGAAACTGAATGAACTGATTCCACTCGAATCGACAGATGGTATGAATGACAAAATCCTGTTCAGCAAATTAGTTCCGGATTCCGGCAGGAGTACAAAAATTTCGCTTGTTGATTGGGATGAAGTCAGTGGAATTATATCAGACGCAGAGAAAGAACTGATTAATTCTCAATTTGTTTTCCATATGGAAGAGAGGAATTTTATTCAGTTCATAATTGATCTTTACCGCGTACTTGTTAATGAAAGGATGATTCTAATTCAATCGGCGGAATCTTATAAAGAAGCTCTTAATATTCAGAATAAAAACAGATCTGCCGCTCGAAACTTGATTCTTCAATCATTGAATAATATTGAAAGATTAATCCGGCAGATAAATGGAGTAAAAGCGGATTTTGAAATTCTCTGGTTGCAGGAGAATCATACTTATGCGCTCGACCGGATTTCAAGCCGCTATCAGAAAAAGGTCGATGATTATAACGATATAAAAAGCCGGCTTAAAGCTGCGCTTAAAAATATTGACAGCTCGCTTCCTCTCCCTTCGGCTGAATCAACTCGGCTTTCAATTACTAAGCTGCCGGGTAAATATTTTCGTGAATGGTTGATGGTAAACCCTATTATCAATAAGGATAATTCTAAAATCTCTGCGGTGGATTATCTGATTGAAATGGGAGGTGAATTGAATGCTGAACCGAAAGTTGCAGAAGAATTCTTTTTCGATTCGGCAAAATACAGATGGCGCAGAGTGGTTACTGATTATCCTGATACAGTCAAACTGGCCGAAATTTTTCCGGATAATAATCAGAATTCGGTTCTCTATGCTTTTGCAAATATCTTCTCGGAAGAGGATCAGTCCGTCAATGCTCTCGTAAGCGGTGACGACGAAGTTGAAGTTATAATTAACGGAAGTTCCGTATTTAAAGGTGCAGAAGATCCGGCTATTCCGGGCAAAGAGGATCCTTTCATGCTTCCGTTAAAGAAAGGGAAGAATAATCTGATGCTTAAAATATCCCAGACGTCTGGTGACTGGCGGTTTACATTCCGTCTTCCGGAATCATCAGTAAGAAACAGTAAAAACAGATATCGAATTGTTACGGATAATTAA
- a CDS encoding sugar phosphate isomerase/epimerase family protein, with protein MVDSRIVCCYLLPITKYGYPPNAENTIDYISEMHSLGFSSVEIEGIRETHLTKVFEMRFDIKKMIDEHNISIPYFCAVLPGLSSMDKKEREANLELFDKGCQVASVLGSKGILDNGPLPPYQFPKEIPVVRHYDEDSLRFAYLPDNFSWNKFWDQLVDTYKTLCDIAAGYKLEYQVHPAVGVISSSTDGFLCLARDVKKDNLKFNFDTANLFATKENLVLSFMKVKDFVSYIHISDNRGCKVEHLEIGAGLINWQKFFEVINNNGFDGHFGIDIGGEESGVKKLNVAYLSAAKYLEEKWLKKN; from the coding sequence ATGGTTGATTCCAGAATAGTTTGCTGTTATTTGCTTCCGATTACAAAATACGGCTATCCTCCCAATGCCGAAAATACAATCGATTATATAAGCGAGATGCATTCGCTCGGATTCTCGTCGGTCGAGATCGAAGGAATTAGAGAAACTCATTTAACAAAAGTATTCGAAATGCGTTTCGACATAAAAAAAATGATCGACGAGCACAATATTTCTATCCCCTATTTCTGTGCGGTTCTTCCCGGTTTGTCATCTATGGATAAGAAGGAAAGGGAGGCAAATCTCGAACTCTTCGATAAGGGATGTCAGGTTGCTTCCGTATTAGGTTCTAAAGGAATACTAGACAACGGACCTCTGCCCCCGTATCAATTCCCTAAGGAAATTCCGGTTGTAAGACATTATGATGAGGATTCTCTCAGATTTGCTTATTTGCCCGATAACTTCTCGTGGAATAAATTCTGGGATCAACTCGTAGATACATATAAAACTTTATGCGATATTGCTGCCGGTTATAAACTTGAATACCAGGTACATCCGGCTGTCGGTGTAATCTCTTCCTCCACCGATGGGTTCCTCTGTCTTGCAAGAGATGTTAAAAAAGATAATCTCAAATTCAATTTTGATACTGCAAATCTTTTTGCAACCAAGGAGAATCTGGTTCTTTCCTTTATGAAAGTGAAAGACTTTGTGAGTTATATCCATATTTCTGACAACAGGGGATGTAAAGTTGAACATCTCGAAATTGGAGCGGGACTTATAAACTGGCAGAAATTTTTTGAGGTGATAAATAATAATGGTTTTGACGGTCACTTCGGAATCGATATAGGAGGCGAAGAGTCGGGTGTTAAAAAACTGAACGTAGCATATCTTTCAGCAGCTAAATACTTAGAGGAAAAATGGTTAAAGAAAAATTAA
- a CDS encoding Nramp family divalent metal transporter, translating to MKNKLLIFMSSIGPGLFLVGYNIGTGSVTTMASAGASHGMMLTWAVLLSCIFTYFLVVAFGRFTVVTGKTALESYKEHFGKGITIFVLATIIFTEMVSSIGVMAIVTDVIREWSIPLTESGEGFNTVILALILAAVMVFTLLNGRYSLIEKILTVFVTLMGLSFILTSFMVIPDAGAVIEGLIPNIPSDSNAALIVTGMIGTTMGGVLYVVRSVTVKQKDWKLDDLKFEKRDAFISSALMFLLSIAVMASAAGTLFPKGLHIENAIDMIRLLEPLAGRFAISIFVAGIVCAGLSSLYPHYMLVPLLLSDYNHEKLDFKKWRSRGIVIFYASLGLVVPIFGGRPVLVMIASQAFTLVVTPVVIILMMILINKPSLMGEYKASRGMNIILSIIFIFSLIMSGIGSVALVDLF from the coding sequence ATGAAAAACAAACTTTTAATATTTATGTCGTCTATCGGTCCCGGCTTATTCCTTGTCGGTTATAATATCGGAACCGGAAGCGTTACTACTATGGCATCTGCCGGCGCGTCTCATGGAATGATGCTTACTTGGGCTGTACTTCTATCCTGTATCTTCACATATTTTCTTGTCGTCGCCTTCGGCAGGTTTACTGTCGTAACCGGAAAAACCGCACTCGAAAGTTATAAGGAACATTTCGGTAAGGGGATTACAATTTTTGTCCTGGCAACAATAATCTTTACAGAAATGGTTTCCAGCATCGGAGTTATGGCTATTGTTACTGATGTTATCAGGGAATGGTCTATACCGCTCACTGAATCGGGCGAGGGTTTTAATACTGTAATACTGGCCTTAATCCTGGCTGCTGTTATGGTTTTTACATTATTGAACGGCAGGTACAGTCTGATTGAAAAGATTCTAACTGTTTTTGTCACGCTCATGGGTTTAAGTTTTATTCTCACTTCCTTTATGGTTATTCCCGATGCCGGCGCAGTTATAGAAGGACTTATCCCGAACATCCCGTCGGATTCAAATGCTGCGTTGATTGTTACCGGTATGATCGGTACTACGATGGGCGGTGTATTGTATGTGGTTCGCTCTGTAACTGTAAAACAAAAGGACTGGAAACTCGATGATCTGAAGTTTGAAAAGAGAGATGCTTTTATTTCTTCCGCATTAATGTTTCTACTGAGCATTGCTGTTATGGCGAGTGCTGCCGGAACTCTTTTCCCGAAAGGCCTTCATATCGAAAATGCTATCGATATGATCCGTCTGCTCGAACCTCTTGCAGGAAGATTTGCAATATCGATTTTTGTTGCGGGAATTGTTTGTGCGGGATTATCATCACTCTATCCCCATTATATGCTTGTTCCTCTACTTCTTTCCGACTACAATCATGAAAAGCTCGATTTCAAAAAATGGCGCAGCAGGGGAATTGTAATCTTCTATGCTTCTCTTGGACTCGTTGTACCAATATTCGGCGGAAGACCGGTTCTTGTTATGATCGCTTCCCAGGCATTTACACTTGTAGTAACACCTGTAGTTATTATCCTAATGATGATATTAATTAACAAACCTTCATTGATGGGTGAGTATAAAGCATCAAGAGGAATGAATATAATCCTTTCAATTATCTTCATCTTCTCGCTCATTATGTCGGGAATTGGATCTGTCGCACTTGTTGATTTATTTTAA
- a CDS encoding metallophosphoesterase family protein, producing MNKKLITILLLFIGALLYGQSQDPETIPDRIILNLTENPASEIAVTWRTVKESSDPKVEISRATQWTEFVKSASSHSAQKEKFVSDRSEVVYHYSAVIKNLDPETKYVYRVGSDSVWSEWNQFTTASNETKDFSFVYLGDPQNDLKEHCSRLFRETFRKAPNASFWLIGGDLVTDPFDHLWGEFFYAAGFIPRVTPIIAAPGNHDHQRIMVDGKSRRTNDIGSTWTSHFTLPQNGLSELKETNYYLDYQGTRFIIINSQSRVKEQAVWLEQVLQNTVANWTIVCFHHPVYSSGSDRDSRITRDAFQPLFDKYGVDLVLTGHDHTYARSKKIFEGKIVSDDAQGTVYIVSVSGPKAYDLGNKYDSIMVKTANNIQLYQVVDVKENKLVYNSYTVDGRLFDSFELTR from the coding sequence TTATTGGGGCTCTTCTTTACGGGCAGTCGCAGGATCCGGAAACCATTCCCGATAGAATAATTTTAAATCTTACTGAAAATCCCGCATCAGAAATTGCGGTTACATGGAGAACTGTTAAAGAATCGTCTGATCCGAAAGTTGAAATATCCCGGGCTACCCAATGGACTGAATTCGTTAAATCCGCAAGTTCCCATAGCGCACAAAAAGAAAAATTTGTTTCTGACCGCAGCGAAGTGGTTTATCATTATTCGGCAGTTATCAAAAACCTCGACCCTGAAACAAAATATGTTTATAGAGTCGGCTCCGATTCAGTCTGGAGCGAATGGAATCAATTTACAACCGCCTCAAATGAGACAAAAGATTTCAGCTTTGTCTATCTCGGCGATCCTCAAAACGATTTAAAAGAGCATTGTTCAAGATTATTCAGGGAAACTTTCAGGAAAGCACCGAATGCCAGTTTCTGGCTTATCGGCGGAGACCTTGTTACAGATCCGTTCGATCATTTGTGGGGCGAATTCTTTTATGCCGCCGGATTTATCCCGAGAGTAACACCAATAATCGCGGCACCAGGTAACCACGATCATCAAAGAATAATGGTCGACGGGAAATCAAGACGTACTAATGATATAGGTTCAACATGGACATCTCATTTTACTCTTCCTCAAAACGGTCTGAGTGAATTGAAAGAAACTAATTATTATCTCGATTACCAGGGAACCAGGTTTATTATTATTAATTCCCAATCACGAGTTAAAGAACAGGCAGTCTGGCTTGAACAGGTTCTTCAAAATACAGTAGCGAACTGGACAATTGTCTGCTTCCATCATCCGGTCTATTCTTCCGGAAGTGATAGGGACAGCAGAATAACCAGAGATGCATTCCAGCCCTTATTTGATAAATATGGAGTTGATCTGGTTCTTACCGGGCATGATCATACGTATGCCCGTTCAAAAAAAATATTTGAAGGCAAAATTGTAAGTGATGACGCCCAAGGTACCGTGTACATTGTTTCTGTTAGTGGTCCTAAAGCGTATGATCTTGGTAATAAATACGACAGCATTATGGTCAAGACTGCCAATAATATTCAATTATACCAGGTAGTTGATGTTAAAGAAAATAAACTCGTATACAATTCTTATACTGTCGACGGTCGATTATTCGATTCCTTTGAACTAACCAGATAA